A stretch of Hydractinia symbiolongicarpus strain clone_291-10 chromosome 9, HSymV2.1, whole genome shotgun sequence DNA encodes these proteins:
- the LOC130657445 gene encoding RAB6-interacting golgin-like, whose amino-acid sequence MSGWSGFTDKELERLKGENEMSVQTETPKTSNIGKTQRKKVREKKIQNAPKPAKENVEVEKKEDPGNEIRASKSVGEVNVKECDGTTKKELDVIVLSDEKVAELEMSSLEQLQMKQKLIENQNKKKQELIKQALLQKFKQTQNESVKLKDIQKQLNHLDQSLQTDVEVLRNKIDESCLLFSQAQKRYEKAESEYVAAKLDFFNKKEQKESLTEHLYSIIQANEIRKAKKLEELMMKLSDPSSPVLEKMPDTVNSTCVNYSASVKVENSRNNVADSASSGDLH is encoded by the coding sequence ATGTCAGGTTGGAGTGGCTTTACTGACAAGGAGCTGGAAAGGCTAAAAGGTGAAAATGAAATGTCTGTTCAAACTGAAACTCCTAAAACATCAAATATTggaaaaacacaaagaaaaaaagttcgtgaaaaaaaaatacagaatgcTCCCAAACCAGCCAAAGAAAATGTTGAAGTGGAAAAAAAGGAGGACCCTGGTAATGAAATTCGAGCCAGCAAAAGTGTTGGTGAAGTTAATGTTAAAGAGTGTGATGGTACCACGAAGAAAGAGTTAGATGTCATTGTACTTTCAGATGAGAAAGTTGCTGAGCTAGAAATGTCGAGCTTGGAACAGTTACAGATGAAACAAAAACTAATTGAAaaccaaaacaagaaaaagcAGGAACTTATAAAGCAAGCActtcttcaaaaatttaaacagacaCAGAATGAATCAGTGAAACTTAAGGATATTCAAAAACAATTAAATCATCTAGACCAATCACTGCAGACTGATGTTGAAGTACTACGTAATAAAATTGATGAGTCATGCCTGTTGTTTTCACAAGCTCAAAAACGATACGAAAAAGCTGAAAGTGAATACGTAGCTGCGAagcttgatttttttaataaaaaagaacaaaaggaGTCATTAACTGAACATCTATACTCCATTATCCAAGCAAATGAAATacgaaaagcaaaaaaattggaGGAGTTAATGATGAAGTTAAGTGATCCCTCGAGTCCTGTCTTAGAGAAAATGCCGGACACAGTCAACTCAACTTGTGTAAACTATTCAGCTTCTGTTAAAGTTGAGAATTCCAGAAATAATGTGGCTGATTCTGCATCGTCTGGAGATTTACACTAA
- the LOC130657440 gene encoding F-box/LRR-repeat protein fbxl-1-like, producing the protein MEENADLLLNEEAVLFEQDQISKEIESAFSNFSNERPFDLEQCTDIVLSALPDTVLLKIFSNLTHPELCHIALVCKHWLWVVYDSELWKFVDFSRCNKVDEKTIIQLIQSRLSPLLKTLDLSNCSFSPNIVQELTNSCQQLDTLVLQNCDLASTLENKLNCLSVPGNLTRLDIRNFKAGFQFMHVILEAQDMSHLECFGFGNNHFCPAFTNFQTMFSKMHALKILECVDCEFISDSEVVIFAKTLKNLESLVLKNCKNLNGSSLSHLINGAKELKSLNLSGTGVNDLALSNVPWEASIIEEFDLSFCDEITSAGLIVSIPKMDLLESLLLSNTGRGKAVTGEVLEAAYSVGNWKHLNVLSLHFANRLFNQAFSFLQNCSNLQWLSLRTCYRIDFECIAANLKFFPRLLGLECGSLFATGNSTNQWMQLLQSISINCKNMRHLVLLKCVGLPLSRVTEYKNLLLGCLETMKKLETISVLYSEEAIYNLFESCVNLSSSRASVKMSSPVPVIPPFRHSLDSEINKSKFRKYFGY; encoded by the coding sequence ATGGAAGAAAATGCAGACTTACTTCTGAATGAAGAAGCAGTGTTGTTTGAACAAGATcaaatttctaaagaaatagaatctgcattttcaaatttttcgaaTGAACGTCCGTTTGATTTGGAACAATGCACTGACATTGTGTTATCAGCACTTCCTGATactgttttgttaaaaattttcagcAACTTAACCCACCCAGAGTTGTGCCATATTGCTTTGGTGTGCAAGCACTGGCTTTGGGTGGTTTATGATAGTGAATTATGGAAGTTTGTAGATTTCAGTAGATGTAATAAAGTAGATGAAAAAACTATTATACAGTTGATACAATCTCGCTTATCTCCTTTACTCAAGACATTGGATTTATCTAATTGCAGTTTCTCACCAAACATAGTTCAAGAATTAACTAATAGTTGTCAACAGCTTGATACTCTGGTATTACAGAATTGTGATTTAGCAAGCACTTTGGAAAACAAGTTAAATTGTCTTTCTGTTCCTGGGAATCTTACGCGATTAGATATTCGTAATTTTAAAGCAGGTTTTCAGTTTATGCACGTTATCTTAGAGGCTCAAGATATGAGTCATTTGGAGTGTTTTGGATTTGGAAACAACCATTTTTGTCCTGCATTCACCAATTTTCAGACTATGTTTAGTAAAATGCATGCCTTAAAAATATTAGAATGTGTTGATTGTGAATTTATCAGTGATTCTGAAGTGGTTATCTTTGCCAAGACCTTGAAAAATTTAGAATCCCTTGTGTTAAAGAATTGTAAAAATTTGAATGGCTCGTCATTGAGCCATTTAATAAATGGTGCTAAGGAATTAAAATCTCTTAATTTATCTGGTACTGGAGTAAATGATTTAGCACTTAGTAATGTTCCATGGGAAGCAAGTATCATTGAAGAGTTTGACCTTAGTTTTTGCGATGAAATAACATCAGCAGGATTGATTGTATCAATACCAAAAATGGATTTATTGGAAAGTTTATTGTTAAGTAACACTGGAAGAGGCAAAGCTGTAACTGGTGAAGTATTAGAGGCTGCTTATTCCGTAGGAAATTGGAAACACCTGAATGTGTTGAGCTTACACTTTGCTAATCGCTTATTTAATCAAGCCTTTTCATTTTTACAAAACTGTTCGAATTTGCAGTGGCTTTCACTACGTACATGTTACCGCATTGATTTTGAGTGTATTGCAGCTAACCTAAAGTTCTTTCCAAGACTTCTTGGTCTAGAATGTGGCTCATTATTTGCAACAGGGAACAGCACAAACCAATGGATGCAACTTCTTCAAAGTATCAGTATAAATTGTAAAAacatgagacatctagttttatTAAAATGTGTTGGTCTTCCTTTATCTAGAGTCACCGAGTATAAAAATCTACTTTTGGGTTGTTTGGAGACGATGAAAAAATTAGAAACTATATCAGTCCTCTATTCTGAGGAAGCTATTTATAACCTTTTTGAAAGTTGCGTAAACCTAAGTAGCAGTCGAGCCAGTGTTAAAATGTCTTCTCCTGTGCCCGTCATTCCTCCATTCAGGCACAGCTTAGACTCAGAGATTAACAAGAGCAAATtcagaaaatattttggttactga
- the LOC130657443 gene encoding aprataxin and PNK-like factor: MAFLINTDSNEKISLPDGETEIGRGPFLKVTDKRVSRSHAIVQVKNGELLLKPVHKNPTFHCSAGDDKYHILKKDDWKQLLHGDCISLLPNSLFFTVEVTQDKTQAYSIDENVEDSATTSVDVITTKGDMSLLQSTTALTTVPSSTTSNSFVSKTRTLPSWMLQTESSQPKKKPKPAKKATKERDSSPNEKVTDVTLGEDKISIISKEQEQIVSFSTTDASMSKETASNVAAREQQNPSKPVCPYGSQCYRKNPAHFVEYTHSNAANDQPTDDDDKPECEYGTSCYRKNAQHLRDYKHTKDIDDSDEANRQTRQRTASTKKKSIIDSRSDDDGEPNTYDYDDSFIDDGMTSSESYENDDDDSDFNPGGDKESEDEDIQELVSEAKEFVNNRKS; the protein is encoded by the exons ATGGCATTTTTGATCAATACTGATAGTAATGAGAAAATCAGCTTACCTGATGGTGAAACAGAAATTGGAAGAGgtccatttttaaaa gtGACAGATAAACGAGTTTCCCGTTCCCATGCCATTGTACAAGTAAAAAATGGTGAATTATTATTAAAACCT GTACACAAAAACCCAACATTTCATTGTTCTGCTGGTGATGATAAATATCATATTCTGAAAAAAGATGACTGGAAACAACTTCTTCATGGGGATTGCATATCTTTGCTGCCAAATTCTCTCTTCTTCACTGTAGAAGTTACACAGGATAAAACACAAGCATATAGCATAGATGAGAATGTGGAAGACag TGCTACCACTAGTGTTGATGTCATCACAACAAAAG GTGACATGAGTTTACTGCAGTCAACAACTGCTTTGACTACAGTTCCCTCTTCTACGACAAGCAACTCTTTCGTAAGCAAGACAAGGACATTACCTAGTTGGATGCTTCAAACAGAATCATCTCAACCAAAGAAAAAACCTAAACCAGCCAAAAAGGCTACAAAAGAGAGAG ATTCCAGTCCAAATGAGAAGGTTACAGATGTTACTTTAGGCGAAGATAAAATCTCCATCATAAGTAAG gagCAAGAACAGATTGTTTCATTTTCGACAACAGACGCGAGTATGAGTAAAGAAACTGCTTCTAATGTTGCTGCTCGAGAACAACAAAATCCATCCAAACCTGTTTGTCCGTATGGCTCACAATGTTATAG AAAAAATCCTGCTCATTTTGTGGAATATACACATTCAAACGCTGCTAATGATCAGCCAACTGACGACGATGATAAACCGGAATGTGAATACGGGACATCCTGTTATCG aaaaaatgcACAGCATTTGAGAGACTACAAACACACGAAGGAtattg atgaTTCTGACGAAGCCAATAGACAAACACGTCAACGTACAGCTTCCACAAAAA AAAAAAGCATTATCGATAGTCGCAGTGACGACGACGGTGAACCAAACACTTACGACTATGACGACAGCTTTATCGATGACGGCATGACGTCATCAGAGAGTTATGAAAATGACGACGACGATTCCGATTTCAACCCCGGTGGAGATAAGGAAAGCGAGGATGAAGATATTCAAGAATTAGTAAGCGAAGCAAAAGAGTTCGTAAACAATCGTAAAAGTTAA